The Impatiens glandulifera chromosome 8, dImpGla2.1, whole genome shotgun sequence genome includes a window with the following:
- the LOC124911949 gene encoding protein RRP6-like 2, producing MSTDAMEVDPPDGHTMQQKAETLHRLATGQLSSSLSKLLGSSQDISTDKDFHFYHKFNDFKVPIQEIAEKSKIMLDTIGSSSSRLWDKEMAFPEDLNEAYGWLVNMNDHVFERFDASTDEFQRLGENGVREMELVDSDNDFQMLSGMNNKEEEEEGHGQVVDTEVREENLSPPAVKLVSKDTKCTLIKAKVPFHIPSIPKPQDEYKIVVNNSNKPFDHVWLQKGDGGLTFMHPQKKFSFEDFVDKDIEHVQPVKSPPIEDTPFKLVEDVKDLKLLAAKLRIANEFAVDLEHNNYRSFQGLTCLMQVSTRTEDFVVDTLKLRIHIGPYLREVFKDPTKKKIFHGANNDILWLQRDFGIYVCNMFDTGQASRVLELKKCSLEYLLSHLCGVAANKEYQNSDWRLRPLLPEMIKYAREDTHYLLYIYDLLRIRLHSTASETSLLAEVYRRSYDLCMQLYEKELLTDTSYLNVHGLQNADLNAQRLSVAAGLYQWRDGIARTEDESTGYILPNKTLLELAKNPPFTPFNLMRVITFKHPFVEKNISVVISIIRRAYQNYSSFEAAALQLREKRLATEAARNATRDSLFESPPAELSPTESDFSRLESLLYDPPETRSSSSSFTTISGVRISEPPGGNGFKRESLAVAGEVGGSSMSGAVVQAQKMPISALGGVVGSFSTKREFILDKKLEKEEIKMEQIKSPMNIDQLQPSDELEPVEEPQPTTPKASEIICLDSDSDIEEPEADEDLEEHGKAHSLKIDIICLDSDSDIDEPELEMVNGGEQIEMLSALSTSLQDCLNKSTTHIGNP from the exons ATGAGCACTGACGCCATGGAAGTTGATCCACCCGATGGTCATACCATGCAGCAAAAGGCAGAGACTTTACATCGTTTGGCAACGGGTCAATTATCTTCTTCCCTTTCTAAGCTTCTGGGTTCTTCTCAGGATATATCCACCGATAAAGACTTCCATTTCTATCACAAGTTTAACGATTTCAAGGTGCCGATTCAGGAGATTGCTGAGAAATCGAAGATAATGCTTGATACTattggttcttcttcttcccgtttGTGGGATAAAGAGATGGCTTTTCCTGAGGATTTGAATGAAGCATATGGCTGGTTGGTGAATATGAATGACCATGTGTTTGAAAGGTTTGATGCGTCGACTGATGAGTTTCAGAGACTGGGGGAAAATGGAGTCAGAGAAATGGAGTTGGTGGACTCCGACAATGATTTCCAGATGCTTTCCGGGATGAACaataaggaggaggaggaggagggtcATGGTCAGGTAGTGGATACAGAAGTAAGGGAAGAAAATCTCAGTCCTCCTGCAGTGAAGTTAGTTTCAAAGGACACAAAATGTACATTAATAAAGGCCAAGGTGCCATTTCACATACCATCTATACCTAAGCCCCAAGATGAGTATAAGATTGTGGTTAACAACTCAAATAAGCCCTTCGATCATGTTTGGTTGCAGAAGGGAGATGGTGGTTTGACGTTCATGCATCCCCAG AAGAAATTCTCCTTTGAGGATTTTGTTGACAAAGATATTGAGCATGTTCAACCTGTGAAATCACCTCCAATCGAGGATACCCCCTTTAAGCTTGTGGAGGATGTAAAAGACTTGAAGTTGTTGGCTGCAAAGCTGCGCATTGCTAATGAATTTGCG GTTGATCTGGAGCATAACAATTATCGATCTTTTCAAGGCTTGACTTGTTTAATGCAAGTTTCAACAAGGACTGAGGACTTTGTTGTGGATACATTGAAGCTCCGTATTCATATTGGTCCTTATCTCAGAGAGGTTTTCAAAGATCCCaccaaaaaaaaa ATTTTTCACGGTGCAAACAATGACATTTTATGGCTTCAAAGGGATTTTGGCATATATGTCTGCAATATGTTTGATACTGGACAG GCTTCAAGGGTGTTAGAACTGAAAAAATGTAGTTTGGAGTATCTTCTTTCTCATCTTTGTGGAGTTGCAGCTAACAAAGA ATATCAAAATTCAGATTGGAGACTTCGTCCCCTTCTCCCAGAAATGATTAA GTACGCCAGAGAAGATACACACTATCTGTTGTATATCTATGATTTGTTAAGAATCAGGTTACACTCAACAGCTTCTGAGACTAGTCTGCTGGCTGAG GTCTACAGGCGCAGTTATGATTTATGCATGCAACTTTATGAGAAGGAGCTGTTGACAGATACTTCATATCTTAACGTACATGG TTTGCAGAATGCTGATTTAAACGCTCAACGGCTTTCAGTAGCTGCA GGACTTTATCAATGGAGAGATGGTATTGCTCGAACAGAAGATGAGAGCACTGGGTACATATTGCCAAATAAGACTCTTCTTGAACttg CTAAGAATCCGCCTTTCACCCCCTTTAACTTAATGCGAGTGATTACATTTAAGCACCCATTCGTGGAGAAAAATATTAGTGTCGTGATTAGTATTATCAGGCGTGCATACCAAAATTATTCCTCATTTGAAGCTGCTGCTCTACAGCTGAGAGAGAAACGTCTGGCAACG GAAGCTGCAAGAAATGCCACTAGGGATAGTCTATTTGAATCCCCTCCTGCTGAATTATCTCCAACGGAAAGTGATTTCAGCAGGTTAGAGTCTCTACTCTACGATCCTCCTGAGACTAGATCATCATCCTCCAGTTTCACAACTATCAGTGGAGTACGCATTTCGGAGCCACCTGGTGGAAATGGGTTCAAAAGAGAAAGCCTTGCAGTTGCTGGGGAGGTTGGAGGAAGCTCt atGAGTGGAGCAGTTGTCCAGGCACAGAAGATGCCAATCAGTGCTTTGGGGGGCGTTGTTGGGAGTTTCTCAACAAAGAGGGAATTCATTCTTGATAAAAAG CTGGAAAAGGAAGAGATCAAGATGGAGCAGATAAAATCTCCAATGAACATTGATCAGCTGCAGCCATCGGATGAACTTGAACCTGTGGAGGAACCTCAACCTACTACACCTAAAGCATCTGAAATTATTTGTTTGGATAGTGACTCAGACATTGAGGAACCTGAAGCAGACGAAGATCTGGAAGAGCATGGGAAGGCGCATTCTCTGAAAATTGATATAATTTGTTTGGATAGCGATTCGGACATTGATGAACCTGAATTGGAAATGGTGAATGGAGGAGAGCAGATTGAAATGCTCTCGGCCTTGTCAACTAGCCTTCAGGATTGCCTCAACAAGTCCACAACCCATATCGGAAATCCCTAG